The Starkeya sp. ORNL1 DNA window GCGCTTTTCCAGCACCGGACGCAGCTCGTCCGGCACCCTGCGGCGGTACGTATATGCCGATCCACGCCTCTTGAGGCCGGGAACAGCTGCCATTTTGTCCGCCCCTTGTGTAGCCAAGGCGTGTAGCAGTCTGCCCGGATAAGCCTTTGATTTGAAGTGTTTTCTTCGACTATCAATCACTTAGGTGGTGATTGGTGGGCCCGGCAGGACTCGAACCTGCAACCAGACCGTTATGAGCGGTCGGCTCTAACCATTGAGCTACAGGCCCGACCGGCCTTGCGGCGGCGCGGTGCGCGGGCGGAAACTAGCAAATGCATTCCGGCACGCCAACAGGTGGCTATGCTCCGTCCCCCGATCCGTCGTGGCACGGCCACGCCATGCCGTTCCGACGCGCTCCGCCGCAATGCCGCCGCCTTCGCGCAGTGGTGTGCGCTCACCTTGCCGCTTCGTCAGCCGACGCGCGGCCTATCATCCGGGAAGCCCGCCATGCAGCCGTTCCGCGCCATCATCATCGCCGCCGTCCTCCTCAGTGCGAGCCCGCTCGCGGCGCAGGATGCGGGCCCGCCGGCGCGGCGCTCGACCCTTGCCGTCGGCGGGGAGGGCATTTCCACGGCGACGCCGGATATTGCCAGCTTCTCCACCGGCGTCGTCAGCGCCGCCAAGACCGCGCGCGAGGCGCTCGATGCCAACACCAAGTCGGTCACCGACGTCATCGCCGCGATCAAGGCGGCGGGCGTCGAGGCCCGCGACATCTCGACCTCCGGCTTCTCGGTCCAGCCGCAATATGTGAACGTCAAGCGCGACGGCACCGAGGCACCGCGCATTGCCGGCTATGAGGTGCGCAACACCGTCACCGTGCGGCTGCGCGATCTCACCAAGCTCGGCGGCCTGCTCGACGATGTGGTGACCAAGGGCGCCAACCAGATCGGCGGCATTTCCTTCGACATCGCCGAGCCGGCCAAGCTCGAGGAGCAGGCGCGTATCGCCGCGGTGAAGGATGCCCGCCGCCAGGCCGAGATCATGGCCGAAGCCGGCGGGGTGCGGCTGGTGCGGGTGATCTCGATCGCCGAGGAGGGTGCCGCGCCGCCGATGCCGCGCATGATGGCGGCGGCGCCGATGTCGAAGCGCGATTCGGTGCCGGTGGAAGCCGGCGAAACCGAGGTGCGCGCCCGCGTCACCATCGTCTATGAGATCGAGCCGCGCTGAGTCTCCTGACCACTCGCGTCCTCACGCTGCCACGGCATCAGCAGCGTGAGCGCGGACGGCTCGATGCCGTAGTCGAGCGGGATGCGCTCGCGCGAGAGTTCGCCGTCGGTCGACACCCAGCTGCGGCTGCGGCGCCTCCTCAGTTCGATGTGCCGGCCGGTCAGGCTGATGATGCCGGGATTGCCGCGCCATGAATCGGTCACCATGTCGGCGCCGGCCTTCAGCTTGGCGAGCGCGCCACGGTCCTCGGCGATGTGGATCTCCATGATCGCTTCGTCGAGCCGGGCACGGCGCCAGCCCGGACCGCTGAAGCGGTTCACCGTGACCAGAGCGGCGAACGCCTCGAAATCATGCTCGTGTCCATCGATCGTCACCCGCAGGGCGAAGCGGCCGGCGCGGCGCAGCGCAAAGAACGCAGCGATGGCGACCACAAAGAAGCGGCCGAGCTTCCAGTGCCGGGCTGCCTCGCGCGCCCGCGCCATCTGGCTGAAGAAGCCGATGCCGGAAATGGTGTGAAACAGCCGGCCATTGATGGTGCCAAGGTCGATGCGGTGCGGCCTGGCCTCGTCGAGCGTGGCCAGCGCCTGCTGCAGATCGAGCGGCATGCCGATATCGCGGGCGAGCAAATTGAGCGTGCCGAGCGGCAATATGCCGAGCGTCTTGTCGCTGCGGACCAGCGCGCTCGCGGCAAGATTGACGCTGCCGTCCCCGCCGCCGACGATGACGGTATCGTGCGCGCCATCCTTGGCAGCGCTGATCGCCTCGACCAGCTTCCGGCCGGAAAGCAGGCGCACTTCGATCTCGCGCCCGTCCTGTCCCAACTCACGCTCGATCAGCGCCCGGACCGCGTCTGCGCCGCGGTCGAGCACCGTGCCTGCGTCGGCATTGAGGAGGACCAGTATTCGGCGCATGACCATTCCGGCTCGCAGGAGAGGGCAGGGCGTACCTGAACGTCAAGGTCGACGGCGCGGCAATCTTCATCGAGGTGCGTGCCCGTTGCGTGCCCGACACGGATCGGGCAGTTGATGGGCGGCAGCATGTGGGCGCTGCGGAGGGTGCGATGAGCGATGCGGGTGGCGGCGCGAAGCCGTCGATCATGCGGCTGCGGGCGGGATTCCTGGTGCTGCTCGCGCTGCTGATGGTGTCGGGCATGGCCGGGCGCTGGACAGCGACGCTGTTCTCGCTCGGCCTTGGCTGGGCGGCGCTGATCGGCCTCGTGGTCGCGGTGCTGATCGGCGCGGTGCTAAGCCGGCTGAGCGCTGCGGCCTATGTCGGCGTCGCCGCCATGGTCTGTGCGGTGCTGATGTACACCGTCTTCGATTTTGCACGCGGGCCGGTCGACTGGTCCGATGGCCTCGCCGGTGGGGTCGCGCTGCTGCTCGGCCTGCTGCTGGCCGCAGCGTTCTGGGACTTCTGGCGCCTGACGCACGAGGTCCGCGCCTGGGCCTACAAGCACGAGTGATGGGACACTGCTGACCGCGCAGCTAAAAGCCCGCCCGGACGACGTCCGGGCGGGCCGAATCTCGTAGCGCATCAGCGCTCATATCAGCATATCAGCCGCCGATCAGGTCGCGGCACAGCGCGACGATGCCGGCGTCATAAGCGCGGGGCTCGGACAGCACGCCGGTGCAGCGCAGCTTCTTGGTGGCCATGTCGCCACTGTTGTTGCCGCCGCGACTGCCGGCAAGTCCGCTACCGCCGCTGCCATTGCCACCGTCGCCGCCATTGCCGGCGCCCGGACCGCCGGGACCACCCGGACCGCCAGGGCCACCCGGTCCACCGGGGCCGCCCGGCCCACCAGGACCGCCGGGGCCACCCGGGCCGCCGGGATTACGGCCGCCACCGCCGCCAATGCTCAGCCCGACATCGACTGAGGCAAGGCTGGGTCCGCCGACCGTGGCGCCGACCGTTGCCTTCAGGCCCTTGCGGCCGCCGAGCGTCGCCTTGGCGTCGACATCGGCAACCTTGCCATTGCCGAGCACTGTGGCGTCGGCCTTTGCCTTCAAGCCCTTCTGGCCAAAGGCGGAGACCCGGGCATTGGCATCGACCAGGCCCTTGCGATTGGCGAGCGAGGCGTCGACGTCGGCCTTGATGCCGCGATGGCCAAACACCGAAACGCCGACATCGGCGAGATTGCCGTTGGTGCGGTGCTTGCGATCCACATCGACGAGTTTGCCCCGCTTCAGCAAGTCGACCTGCAGCGAGAGCAGGTTCTTGCGGCGATGCGGATTGGTCGGCACTTCGTTCATGGCGGTCGCCGCCGGCGCGGATGTCGTGGATGCACTGGAACTGCTGCTCGTCGCGCTGCTTGCGGTCGAGCTCGGGCTGCCCGTCACGCCGCCCGTCGCGCCACTTGCCACACCACCGACGCTGCCTACGGCGCCGCCCACAGCGTCACCGACACTGCCGACCGTGCCGCCAACGGCGCCGCCGACGCCCGACACGGCGCCCCCGACTCCGGAGACCGCACCGCCAACGCCGCCGCCGATGGCGCCGCCGACACCGGAGACAGCACCACCAACGCCTGACACCGCGCCTCCGACCGAGCGGCCGATACCGCCGAGCGCGCCACCGAGTCCGCCGTTGCCGCCGCGCCCGGGGCCATTACCGCCGTTGCTGCGGGCATCGGCAGGTGCGGTGGCGAGCGCTACGGTCAGCGCGACTGCTGCCGTGCCGAGTAGATAAGGGATTCGACGATAGTGCGAATTTATGCGCATTTTCTTCGCTCCTCGTGAATAATGGCACCTAACTACCGTAGGTGGATGATCCGACCGCGAGTATAACTAAGATAATTGCATTTTGATCCGCAGTATCGGTTCTTCGATCTTGAAAATACAAGATAGTAAATATTGATTTGCATAAATTTGCTTCCAAATTGCCTTATTTGATATTAGGTCGACCGCATTCGGATGCCGTTCTGGAAGTGATGATTATGTACTAAAGGTATTATACTATAGTAAAATAGGGTTAATGTCTCAAATGCGGCGAGTTGCAAGTTGCGAGCGCCGCCGCTTCGGGAACCACAGGTTCGTGGGTGCAAGTTTCAACTTTCCGTGCGCGCACAGGATTGCAGGTCGTTCTTCGCGGTTCGGCGTGGCTCATCACGACCTGTTTCGGCAGCAGGCCGAACTGTGATTCTTCAAGTCGTCTCGTCCGATTGACGCTCGCCTGGCGGCATGGGAGGTGTCGCCGCGTCGCGGAACACATCTCATGGCGCTTTCACCTCTCTCCACCGAACTGATCGGCAGTGCCGCCGCGCTGCTGACGACACTGTGCTGGCTGCCGCAGGCGCTGAAGCTGCTGCGCAGCCGCGAGACCCGCGACCTCTCGCTCGTTGCCTATGTCGCCTTCTCCGGCGGTGTCTTCCTCTGGCTGCTCTATGGCATTCTGATCGGCAGCGTCCCGGTGATGGCGGCGAACGCGGTGACGCTGGTCCTGGCGCTCGGCATAGTGTCGCTGAAGCTGCGCTATGGCTGAACTTCAGCCGCGCCGGAGCATTGCCAGAGCATTGCTATAGGAGACCAGATGCCCGCCTTTCTGCCGCCGACGCTCGTGCCGATCCTGCTGCTTGTCGCCTCGAACATCTTCATGACGTTCGCCTGGTACGGCCATCTCAAGCACAAGTCCGCGCCGCTCATCATCGCCATATTGGCGAGTTGGGGCATCGCCCTCTTCGAATATTGCCTCGCCGTGCCGGCCAATCGCTTCGGTTCCGCGGTCTATTCGACAGCGCAGCTGAAGACCATCCAGGAAGTCATCACGCTGCTGGTGTTCGCCGGCTTCTCGGTGCTGTGGCTAAAGGAGCCGCTCGGCTGGAACCACCTTGTCGGCTTTGCCTTCATCGCCTTCGGCGCATTCTTCATCTTCCACAAGTGGTAGAAGCTGTCTTCGCGACGGTTTGCGAATGAAGCTGATCAACCCGCCGGCGCGACGCGCAGCACGCGCCCGGCGCCGGGATCATCGGTGAGCAGCCAGAGCGCGCCGTCCGGGCCCGGCACGACATCGCGAATGCGCTCGCCGAGATCTTCCAGCAGGTCTTCTTCTTCAGTCACGCGCTGCTTGTCACCGTCGAGCCGCAGGCGCACCAGCCTGGAGCCACTGAGCGCGCCCACGAACAGGTCACCCTTCCAGGCCGGGAACAACTCGCCCGTATAGAAGGCGAGGCTGGAAGGCGAGATGGAGGGATCCCAGTATTTCACCGGCTGCTCCATGCCGGGCTTCGCGGTGCCCTCGCCGATGGCAAGCCCGGTATAGTCGCGGCCATAGGTGATGACCGGCCAGCCATAATTCCTGCCGGCTTCGGGATGGTTCAACTCATCGCCGCCGCGGGCGCCGTGCTCGACGGTCCAGAGCCGTCCGGTGACCGGATCGAGCGCCGCGCCCTGTACATTGCGGTGGCCGTAGCTCCAGATCTCCGGACGCGGGCCATTGGCCTTGGCGAAGGGATTGTCGTCCGGCACCGTGCCGTCCGGCCAGATGCGCACGATCTTGCCGATATGGGTGGAGAGGTCCTGCGCCTTCTCGCGCAGCGAATAACGATCGCCCAGCGTGATGAACAGCGAGCCGTCGCGGGCGAACACCAGTCGCGAGCCGAAATGATTGCTGCCGCCGCTCGCCGGCTGCTGGCGAAAGATCACCTGCACGCCGTCGAGCCAGGCATTGCCGGCTTCCTCCATCAGCTTGCCGCGGGCGACGCTGGTGCCGGCGGCACCCTCGCGCGGCTCGGCATAGGAGAAATAGACCATCCGGCTGTCGGCGAAGTCCGGCGCCAGAGCGATATCGAGCAGCCCGCCCTGGCCATTGGCGAAGACCGGCGGCACATTGGCGACGGGTGCCGAGACGGTGCCGGAGCGCGAGATGATGCGCAGGCGCCCGGGCCGTTCGGTCACCAGCATGCGGCCATCGGGCAGGAAGGCGAGGCCCCAGGGATTCTCCAGCCCCGAGGCGACGGTCTCGACCTCCAGATTGCCGGCGGAGGACTTCGACGTGACCGTTTTGCCATCCTGCGCTGCGCCGGCGCCGGCGACGATGCTGGCAATTACCAAAGTCAGCGCAGCGGACAGGATACCGGCCCGACGGGGGAGCAGGTTCAAGGCGAGCCTCCGCATCTCATGTGAACGGAGGGTAAGCACGTGTCGGCGAGGCGGGCTACCGATGCCGGCTTGAAAACCGCGTGAGTGCCCCGCCCGGCGCTCAGCCCGTTTGGCGTTCAGCCCATGCGGCTGCGCCGGCGCACCTCGTCGGTGCGCGGCTCGGGGCCAAGCGTATTGCGCAGCATGAAGCTGGTGAGGACGCACAGGCCGGCGAACAGCGAGATCAGCACCGCGCCCATGGTGAGGCGCCCGGTGTCCGCGACCATCGTCACGTCGAGTTCGGCGGCTGCGGCACGATCGACGCCGAAGGTGCAGGCCACCGCGAGAATGGCGAGGGTGAGCGAGAGCACGACGCCGGCCTCGAGCACGGCACGCCGCGCAAGGCGCGTGGCCGACCGGGATCTCGCGAAATGAGCGGGGACGTTGCGCGGCATAGTGCAGCCCTTCCGTTCGACCTGACGAATCGCTTTCGCCGATGGAGGTCAAGTTCCGGGGGGAACGCGGCCCGGCTTCGACCGCATCTAGGCAGGCGGATGCGATTTCAAGGCGATTTCGCGACGAATTATTAAAACGGGATTCACCATGTCATTGGTCGTCATCGCCGCCCCACGGGTCTTGCCTCCGGCGAGGCCGAGGGCCGGCTCCGCCCGAAGGGCGTGGAGCCGGGATCGCGTTAAGGAGTTGCGCGTCACCTTCCTGCGATCCCGGATCGGCCTGGGCCGTCCGGGATGACGACGTGTGGGTGAGGAAAGAGAAGAAGGTGCTCTGCTTCAACATCCTTCGAGGCCCGGCGAATGCCGGGCAGCTCAGGATGACGTCGTCCGCATTTCACAGCGCCGGCATCGCCGTCGCATTCTCGGGCCGCCACTCCATGCCGACATGGTCGGCCTCCGCGGCGACCCGGGCCAGCCAGCCGCGCACATTGGGGAAGGGGGCGAGGTCGATGTCGCCTTCCTCCGCGACATGGGTGTGGGCATAGAGCGCGATGTCGGCCACGGTGAGCCGGTTATCGACAAAGAAGGACCGGCGGCCGAGGTGCCGTTCCATCACGGCGAGCGCGGCATGGCCCTCTTCCATCCAGCGGTCGATGTCGTGGGTGCGCAGGTCGCGCCCGCCGCGTACCAGCTTCAGCCAGAAGCGCGCGGCGGCGATGGCGGGCTCGTGGCTGTGCTGCTCGAAGAACATCCAGCGCAAAGCCTCGGCGCGGGCGAAGCGATCCTCGGGCAGCAGCGACGTGCCTTCGGCGAGATAGACCAGGATGGCGTTCGATTCGGCGAGCAGGCGCCCGCCGGGAAGCTCCAGCAACGGCACCCGGCCTTCCGGATTCTTGATGAGGAATTCCGGGGTGCGGTTTTCGCCGCGCAAGAGGTCGATATCGACGAGGCGAAACGGCAGCCCAAGCTTTGCCAGCAGCAGCCGCACCTTGTAGCTGTTGCCGGAACTCTGCATCGAATAGAGCCTGAGCACGCGCGACCTCTGAACCTGCGACCTCTGAAAATGCCCGAAAGCAACCCTCCGGCGTCATCCTAACGCAGCCGCTCGGTGGCCCGCAGGTGGGGAAGCGCTTGCGGGGGCGCAAGTGCTCGATTAGTTGTCGCGCGCAAAACTTATCCGAATGGAGTCCGGCCATGAGCCTCCTGTCCGCCGCCATGAAGCGCATCCAGCCTTCGGCCACCATCGCCATTTCCAACAAGGCGCGGGTGTTGAAAGCGGAAGGGCGCGACGTGATCGCGCTGGCGGCCGGCGAGCCGGACTTCGAAACTCCGGACAACATCAAGGAAGCCGCGATCAAGGCGATCCGCGACGGCCACACCCGCTATACCGCGGTCGACGGCATTCCGGAGCTGAAGGCGGCCATCATCGCCAAGTTCAAGCGCGAGAACGGGCTCGACTACAAGGCGAGCCAGATCACGGTCGGCACCGGCGGCAAGCAGGTGCTGTTCAATGCGCTGTTGGCGACCGTCGACCAGGGCGACGAGGTCATCATCCCGGCGCCGTACTGGGTGAGCTATCCTGACATCGTGCAGTTCGCCGGCGGCACGCCGGTCGCTATCGAGACCAGGCTCGAAGACAATTTCAAGCTGAAGCCCGAGGCGCTGGAAGCCGCGATCACGCCGAAGACCAAGTGGCTGATCTTCAACTCGCCGTCGAACCCGACGGGCGCGGCCTATACGCGCGCGGAGATGAAGGCGCTCACCGATGTCCTGGTGCGTCATCCGCAGGTGCTGATCCTCACCGACGACATGTATGAGCACCTCGTCTATGACGAGTTCGAGTTCGTCACCCCGGCGCAGGTCGAGCCTTCGCTCTATGAGCGCACGCTGACCATGAACGGCGTGTCGAAGGCCTATTGCATGACCGGCTGGCGCATCGGCTATGCCGGTGGGCCGGAGGCGCTCATCAAGGCGATCGGCACGCTGCAGTCGCAGTCGACCTCGAACCCCAACTCCATCGCCCAGTGGGCGGCGGTCGAGGCGCTGAACGGCCCGCAGGATTTCATCGCCGCCAACAACACGATCTTCAAGGAGCGGCGCGACCTCGCCGTCTCCATGCTCAACCAGGCCTCGGGCCTCAAGTGCCCGAAGCCGGAAGGCGCCTTCTATGTCTATCCGTCCTGCGCCGGGCTGATCGGCAAGAGGACGGCTGCCGGCAAGGTGATCGAGAACGACGAGGCGTTCGCCACCGAGTTGCTCGACGCCGAGGGCGTGGCGGTGGTGCATGGCGCGGCCTTCGGCCTCGGCCCGGCGTTCCGCATCTCCTATGCGACGGCGACCAAGGACGTCGAGGAAGCCTGCCTGCGCATCCAGCGTTTTTGCGGTTCGCTGCGCTGAACCTGCGGATCTGACATCTCGGGGGCGCGCGGCGGCAACACCGCGCCCCTTTACCATTTGGATGCCCGATTTTACCGATTGCGCGTCAGGCGGTTTGATGGCTCGATCCCGCGCGGGCAAACGCCCCCAAGGAGATTGGACCATGATCCGCACCAATATCGCCCGCGCCTTCATCGGCGCCGCGCTCATTGCCGGCATCGCCGGCACCTTCGCCACCCCGGCCGACGCGCAGGCGCGCCGCATGGCCGCCGGCACGCTGGCATGCCGCGGCAGCTCCTCCGTCGGCTTCATCATCGGCTCCAGGCGCGTTCTCGACTGCACCTTCCGCTCGGTCCGCGGCTATCAAGCCAGCTATGAAGGTTCGATCCGCCGCTGGGGTCTCGATCTCGGCGTCACCGGCCGCAACGTTTTGCTCTGGAGCGTGCTGGCGCCAACCCGCGCGCCTCGTCCGGATGCGCTGAACGGCACCTATGTCGGCGTGTCCGGCAGCGTCGCGCTCGGCCTCGGCGTCGCCGGCAATGCGCTGGTCGGCGGTTCGAACCGCACCATCACCCTGCAGCCGATCAGCGTCGAAGGGCAGACCGGAGTGAACCTCGCGCTGGGCGTCGGCGACCTGACGCTGCGCGGCCGCTGATTTCCAGTCGACGCCTGCATTTCCCACGGCCCCGCTTCTATGTCGCGGGGCCGTTTACGTTTTTCTCAAGCCTTGGGATGCATCGTGCGCGGCGGCCCGGCCGGCTGCGCAGGTATCACGTTCCTGAGCGTCGGCCCCTTGCTTCCCCTCGCATCCGGCGTCCGCCGGAGCCGCCGACCATCCAGGAGATTTCGACCATGATCCGCACTGCACTTGCCCGCGCCGCGATGGCGGCCGCGCTGGTGGCCTGCGTTGCCAGCTTCTTCGCCGCACCGGCCGCCGCCGATACCGCCCGCCGGGTCGAGGTCGGCGTGCTGGCCTGCAAGGGCGCCGATTCCGTCAGCTTCATCGTCGGCTCGCACCGCGTGCTCGACTGCACCTTCAAGTCCAGGACCGGCAAGGTGTCGGCCTATCACGGGCTGATCCGCCGCTGGGGCCTCGATGTCGGCGTCACCGGGTCCAACATGCTGTTCTGGACCGTCTTCGCCCCGACCCGCGCGATCTCGCCGTCGGATCTCGACGGCAGATTTGTCGGCGTGTCCGGCAGCATCGCGGTCGTGGTCGGCGGCGCCGCCAATGTGCTGCTCGGCGGCTCCAACAGGACCATCATGCTGCAGCCGCTCAGTCTCGAGGGCCAGACCGGCGTGAACCTCGCGGTCGGCGTCGGCTCGATCGACCTGATCCGGCAGTAATCCCGCCTTATCACCACTGATCGGAGGACGGTCCCGCGGTCCTGCTGCGGGGCCGTCGGCGTTTTTCACGTATCGTTGCAGTGCACGACTGCCACCTTGTGCGCCGGCTCCAATGGGCAGACGATTGCCCCAAGGTCGACGCCAATCGACTGCATGCGCCGACCGAAAAATCGGTACCCCGCTTCGCGGTCCCGCGAGCGCTGAGAGGTGCCGGGCTAGGAGGCGACCCATGGAGACTCCCCAATCAGCATCCACTGCCGGAGACCGTCCGGTGCGGGCCAGAGCCGGGGCCGGCGGCACACGCGCCATCGCGCTCGTCGGCCCGTTCCAGAGTGGCAAGAGCACGCTTCTAGAAGAAATATTGGCCCGCACCGGCGCCATTCCCCGTGCCGGATCTGTAGATGCCGGCACCAGCGTCGCGGACGGTTCCGCGGAGGCCCGTGCCCATCGCATGAGCTGCGAGCTCACGGTGGCCACCACGCGCTATCTCGACGAAGAATACAGCTTCATCGACTGCCCCGGCTCGATCGAGTTCCTGCAGGAAATGCGCGGGGCGCTGCCGGCGGTCGACGCTGCCGTGGTGGTGTGCGAGGCCGATGAGCGCAAGCTGCCGCAGCTCCAGCTGATCTTGCGCGAGCTGGAAGAGGCGAAGCTGCCTCATCTGATCTTCCTCAACAAGATCGACAAGGCTGACAAGCGCCTGCTCGAAGCCTTGAGCATATTGCAGCCGGCCTCCAGCGTGCCGTTGCTGATGCGGCAGATTCCGATCTGGAAGGACGGCATCGTGGTCGGCTTCGTCGACCTCGCGCTGGAGCGTGCCTTCGTCTATCGCGAGCACGCGCCCTCCGAAGTGGTGCCGCTCGACGGCGACGAGCGCCTGCGCGAGCGCGATGCGCGCTTCTCCATGCTGGAGACGCTCGCCGACCATGACGACGCGCTGATGGAAGAGCTGCTCGAGGAGATCGAGCCGCCGCGCGACCGGGTGTTCGACGATCTCGCGAAGGAATTGTGCGAGGGCAGCGTCTGCCCGGTGATGATCGGCTCGGCGCTGCGCGGCAATGGCCTGTCGCGGCTCTTGAAGGCGCTGCGCCACGAGATTCCAGGCATCGCTGCCACCCGCGCCCGGCTCGGCATCAGTGCGGATGCCCCCAGTGCCTATGTGGTGAAGACCGTGCATGGCGGCCATGGCGGCAAGCTCTCCATTGCCCGGGTGCTCGCCGGCGAGATTGCCGAGGGCGCGCCGCTGGTGGGCGAGCTTGGCATCGCCGACCGGGTTTCGGGCGTGCTCGCGCTGTCCGGCAACGGGGCGCAGAAGCGCGGGCCGGCCGGCGCCGGCGAACTGGTCGGGCTCGCCCGGATCGACCACGCCGCGACCGGGGAGGTCATCTCCGCCCGCGGCGGCGCAAGCCGGCCGATCAACCGGCCGGAGCCGGTGCTGTCGCTCGCCGTGGCGGCGCGTGACCGCAAGGACGAGGTGAAACTCGGCCTCGCCTTGTCGCGACTCGCGGAGGAGGATCCGTCGCTGATGGTGCGGCAGGACGCAGCGCGCGGCGAGATTCTGCTCGGCGGGCAGGGCGAGATGCATCTGCGCGTCGCGGTGGAGCGGCTGT harbors:
- a CDS encoding DUF992 domain-containing protein, whose protein sequence is MIRTALARAAMAAALVACVASFFAAPAAADTARRVEVGVLACKGADSVSFIVGSHRVLDCTFKSRTGKVSAYHGLIRRWGLDVGVTGSNMLFWTVFAPTRAISPSDLDGRFVGVSGSIAVVVGGAANVLLGGSNRTIMLQPLSLEGQTGVNLAVGVGSIDLIRQ
- a CDS encoding PQQ-dependent sugar dehydrogenase produces the protein MNLLPRRAGILSAALTLVIASIVAGAGAAQDGKTVTSKSSAGNLEVETVASGLENPWGLAFLPDGRMLVTERPGRLRIISRSGTVSAPVANVPPVFANGQGGLLDIALAPDFADSRMVYFSYAEPREGAAGTSVARGKLMEEAGNAWLDGVQVIFRQQPASGGSNHFGSRLVFARDGSLFITLGDRYSLREKAQDLSTHIGKIVRIWPDGTVPDDNPFAKANGPRPEIWSYGHRNVQGAALDPVTGRLWTVEHGARGGDELNHPEAGRNYGWPVITYGRDYTGLAIGEGTAKPGMEQPVKYWDPSISPSSLAFYTGELFPAWKGDLFVGALSGSRLVRLRLDGDKQRVTEEEDLLEDLGERIRDVVPGPDGALWLLTDDPGAGRVLRVAPAG
- a CDS encoding SemiSWEET transporter yields the protein MALSPLSTELIGSAAALLTTLCWLPQALKLLRSRETRDLSLVAYVAFSGGVFLWLLYGILIGSVPVMAANAVTLVLALGIVSLKLRYG
- a CDS encoding SIMPL domain-containing protein; its protein translation is MQPFRAIIIAAVLLSASPLAAQDAGPPARRSTLAVGGEGISTATPDIASFSTGVVSAAKTAREALDANTKSVTDVIAAIKAAGVEARDISTSGFSVQPQYVNVKRDGTEAPRIAGYEVRNTVTVRLRDLTKLGGLLDDVVTKGANQIGGISFDIAEPAKLEEQARIAAVKDARRQAEIMAEAGGVRLVRVISIAEEGAAPPMPRMMAAAPMSKRDSVPVEAGETEVRARVTIVYEIEPR
- a CDS encoding glutathione S-transferase family protein; amino-acid sequence: MLRLYSMQSSGNSYKVRLLLAKLGLPFRLVDIDLLRGENRTPEFLIKNPEGRVPLLELPGGRLLAESNAILVYLAEGTSLLPEDRFARAEALRWMFFEQHSHEPAIAAARFWLKLVRGGRDLRTHDIDRWMEEGHAALAVMERHLGRRSFFVDNRLTVADIALYAHTHVAEEGDIDLAPFPNVRGWLARVAAEADHVGMEWRPENATAMPAL
- a CDS encoding elongation factor G, encoding METPQSASTAGDRPVRARAGAGGTRAIALVGPFQSGKSTLLEEILARTGAIPRAGSVDAGTSVADGSAEARAHRMSCELTVATTRYLDEEYSFIDCPGSIEFLQEMRGALPAVDAAVVVCEADERKLPQLQLILRELEEAKLPHLIFLNKIDKADKRLLEALSILQPASSVPLLMRQIPIWKDGIVVGFVDLALERAFVYREHAPSEVVPLDGDERLRERDARFSMLETLADHDDALMEELLEEIEPPRDRVFDDLAKELCEGSVCPVMIGSALRGNGLSRLLKALRHEIPGIAATRARLGISADAPSAYVVKTVHGGHGGKLSIARVLAGEIAEGAPLVGELGIADRVSGVLALSGNGAQKRGPAGAGELVGLARIDHAATGEVISARGGASRPINRPEPVLSLAVAARDRKDEVKLGLALSRLAEEDPSLMVRQDAARGEILLGGQGEMHLRVAVERLSGRFGVAVTTRAPRIGYREAIKRGTTQRGRHKKQSGGHGQFGDVLIDVKPLERGEGFRFTDAVTGGAVPRQYISSVEEGVKEALQRGPLGFPVVDIHVTLTDGSYHTVDSSDQAFRAAARIAIAEALPNCVPVLLEPIHELTVAVPGEATAKVNAILSARRAQILGFEPRPGWGGWDMVRALVPEAEIGDLIVELRSASAGAGYFTSRFDHMAELAGRQAEAVVAAAKAA
- a CDS encoding DUF992 domain-containing protein translates to MIRTNIARAFIGAALIAGIAGTFATPADAQARRMAAGTLACRGSSSVGFIIGSRRVLDCTFRSVRGYQASYEGSIRRWGLDLGVTGRNVLLWSVLAPTRAPRPDALNGTYVGVSGSVALGLGVAGNALVGGSNRTITLQPISVEGQTGVNLALGVGDLTLRGR
- a CDS encoding diacylglycerol kinase family protein — translated: MRRILVLLNADAGTVLDRGADAVRALIERELGQDGREIEVRLLSGRKLVEAISAAKDGAHDTVIVGGGDGSVNLAASALVRSDKTLGILPLGTLNLLARDIGMPLDLQQALATLDEARPHRIDLGTINGRLFHTISGIGFFSQMARAREAARHWKLGRFFVVAIAAFFALRRAGRFALRVTIDGHEHDFEAFAALVTVNRFSGPGWRRARLDEAIMEIHIAEDRGALAKLKAGADMVTDSWRGNPGIISLTGRHIELRRRRSRSWVSTDGELSRERIPLDYGIEPSALTLLMPWQREDASGQETQRGSIS
- a CDS encoding DMT family protein, whose translation is MPAFLPPTLVPILLLVASNIFMTFAWYGHLKHKSAPLIIAILASWGIALFEYCLAVPANRFGSAVYSTAQLKTIQEVITLLVFAGFSVLWLKEPLGWNHLVGFAFIAFGAFFIFHKW
- a CDS encoding pyridoxal phosphate-dependent aminotransferase — protein: MSLLSAAMKRIQPSATIAISNKARVLKAEGRDVIALAAGEPDFETPDNIKEAAIKAIRDGHTRYTAVDGIPELKAAIIAKFKRENGLDYKASQITVGTGGKQVLFNALLATVDQGDEVIIPAPYWVSYPDIVQFAGGTPVAIETRLEDNFKLKPEALEAAITPKTKWLIFNSPSNPTGAAYTRAEMKALTDVLVRHPQVLILTDDMYEHLVYDEFEFVTPAQVEPSLYERTLTMNGVSKAYCMTGWRIGYAGGPEALIKAIGTLQSQSTSNPNSIAQWAAVEALNGPQDFIAANNTIFKERRDLAVSMLNQASGLKCPKPEGAFYVYPSCAGLIGKRTAAGKVIENDEAFATELLDAEGVAVVHGAAFGLGPAFRISYATATKDVEEACLRIQRFCGSLR